The following are from one region of the Anguilla rostrata isolate EN2019 chromosome 7, ASM1855537v3, whole genome shotgun sequence genome:
- the LOC135259912 gene encoding carboxypeptidase A2-like: protein MKGILVFFAFLVAGNCRQLFVGDQVLRVAVETEEQLRLLASLEEDEILQLDFWLHPVSSDLPVDIRVPFASLQTVKVFLESNDISYTVMIKDVQDLLDEEEAEMEADSVRERGSKSFNFAAYHTLETIYQWMDSLVADHPSLVTKLQIGSSYENRPMYVLKFSTGGDNRPAIWIDAGIHSREWVSQATGVWTANKIATDYGRDTSLTSLLNKMDVFLMIVTNPDGYVFTHTSNRMWRKTRSRLPGTTCRGVDPNRNWDAGFGGPGASRNPCSDSYHGPSPHSEVEVENVVNFVQSHGNFKSFISIHAYSQLLMYPYGYSCNDVPDAPELDSVGRSAVKALSTLFGTNYKVGSICKIIYQASGGSIDWSYNLGIKYSFAFELRDTGRYGFLLPANQIVPTASETWLALKNIMEYVRDHPY from the exons ATGAAGGGAATTCTCGTTTTCTTTGCTTTCCTTGTGGCAGGTAACTGCCGGCAGCTCTTTGTAGG agaCCAGGTTCTGAGGGTCGCCGTGGAAACAGAGGAGCAGCTTCGCCTTCTGGCCTCCCTGGAGGAAGATGAGATCTTGCAG CTGGACTTCTGGCTTCACCCCGTCTCCTCTGATCTTCCGGTGGACATCCGAGTGCCTTTCGCCAGCCTGCAAACTGTCAAAGTTTTCCTGGAATCAAACGACATCTCGTACACTGTCATGATCAAAGACGTGCAG GACCTTTTGGACGAGGAGGAGGCCGAGATGGAGGCGGACAGCGTGCGGGAGCGCGGCTCCAAGAGCTTCAACTTCGCGGCCTACCACACTCTGGAGACA ATTTACCAGTGGATGGACTCCCTGGTTGCTGACCACCCCAGCCTGGTCACCAAACTACAGATCGGTTCCTCTTATGAGAACCGCCCCATGTATGTTCTCAAG TTCAGTACCGGTGGTGACAATCGTCCAGCTATCTGGATCGACGCTGGGATCCACTCCAGAGAGTGGGTCTCTCAGGCCACTGGGGTGTGGACTGCCAACAAG ATTGCCACGGACTATGGTCGGGACACGTCCCTCACGTCACTCCTGAACAAAATGGACGTCTTCCTGATGATCGTGACCAACCCTGACGGCTACGTCTTCACCCACACCAGT AACCGCATGTGGCGCAAGACCCGGTCCAGGCTGCCCGGGACCACATGCCGCGGCGTGGACCCCAACAGGAACTGGGACGCCGGCTTCGGTG GCCCCGGGGCCAGCCGGAACCCCTGCTCCGACTCCTACcacggcccctccccccactcggaggtggaggtggagaacgTGGTGAACTTCGTCCAGAGCCACGGCAACTTCAAGTCCTTCATCTCCATCCACGCCTACTCCCAGCTCCTCATGTACCCCTACGGGTACTCCTGCAACGACGTCCCCGACGCCCCCGAACTG GATTCGGTCGGCAGGTCGGCTGTCAAGGCTCTCAGCACCCTCTTTGGAACCAACTACAAGGTGGGGAGCATCTGCAAGATCATCT ATCAAGCGAGCGGGGGCAGCATTGATTGGTCCTACAACCTTGGCATCAAGTACTCCTTCGCTTTCGAACTCCGTGACACGGGTCGCTATGGTTTCCTgttgccagccaatcagattgtcCCCACCGCCTCCGAGACCTGGCTGGCCCTGAAGAACATCATGGAGTATGTTCGTGATCACCCTTACTGA